Proteins from a genomic interval of Microbacterium phyllosphaerae:
- a CDS encoding glutaminase: MQEIGRTASQLLADAREALAGAPKEGLGEERDSRWRGQRIVRVGEAWHLGALLLTDTHTLATSEVLRAADPGRRGYTAESARERAARRALALRGGFGEGEVAHIGWTVIDVEAVDAGGESGPLKLIDGVPSVHWSTAGGWMPLEAYLRERVELLRG, translated from the coding sequence ATGCAGGAGATCGGCCGTACGGCTTCGCAGCTTCTCGCCGACGCGAGGGAGGCGCTCGCGGGCGCTCCGAAAGAGGGGCTCGGCGAGGAGCGCGACTCGCGCTGGCGCGGCCAGCGGATCGTCCGCGTCGGCGAGGCCTGGCACCTCGGCGCGCTGCTGCTCACCGACACCCACACGCTCGCCACGTCTGAGGTGCTGCGCGCCGCCGATCCCGGTCGGCGCGGGTACACGGCCGAGTCCGCACGTGAGCGTGCCGCTCGGCGGGCGCTCGCGCTGCGCGGAGGCTTCGGTGAGGGCGAGGTCGCCCACATCGGCTGGACGGTGATCGACGTGGAGGCGGTGGACGCGGGCGGGGAGTCCGGCCCCCTGAAGCTGATCGACGGCGTGCCGTCGGTGCACTGGAGCACGGCGGGCGGGTGGATGCCGCTGGAGGCCTACCTACGCGAGCGCGTCGAGCTGCTGCGAGGCTGA
- the purU gene encoding formyltetrahydrofolate deformylase produces MSQPDTARLLIACDDQPGIVSAVAGVLAAHGANIISLDQHSTDSEGGRFFQRTVIHLPGLSAARPALEADIAQVAERFGMEWSLHDTARRKRVAIFVSKYDHCLMELLWRTQRGQLDVDITMVVSNHPDLAESVRSFGVPFVHIPSGDKQAMEQRQLELLSGNVDLVVLARYMQILTDGFIEGLGAPIINIHHSFLPAFIGANPYARAKDRGVKLIGATAHYATADLDEGPIIEQDVTRVTHSESAADLQSRGADVERLVLARAVQWHAEDRVIVHGRSTVIL; encoded by the coding sequence ATGTCTCAGCCCGACACCGCCCGCCTGCTGATCGCCTGCGACGATCAGCCCGGCATCGTCTCCGCCGTCGCCGGTGTGCTCGCAGCCCACGGCGCGAACATCATCTCGCTCGACCAGCACTCGACCGACTCCGAGGGTGGTCGGTTCTTCCAGCGCACGGTGATCCACCTGCCCGGCCTCTCGGCCGCGCGACCCGCTCTCGAGGCCGACATCGCACAGGTCGCCGAACGGTTCGGTATGGAGTGGTCGCTGCATGACACGGCCCGTCGCAAACGCGTCGCGATCTTCGTGTCGAAGTACGACCACTGTCTGATGGAGCTGCTGTGGCGCACCCAGCGCGGCCAGCTCGACGTCGACATCACCATGGTCGTCTCCAACCATCCCGACCTCGCAGAGTCGGTGCGCTCGTTCGGCGTGCCGTTCGTGCACATCCCCTCGGGCGACAAGCAGGCGATGGAGCAGCGGCAGCTCGAGCTGCTGAGCGGCAACGTCGACCTCGTGGTGCTGGCTCGCTACATGCAGATCCTCACCGACGGCTTCATCGAAGGCCTCGGCGCACCGATCATCAACATCCACCACTCGTTCCTGCCCGCGTTCATCGGCGCGAACCCGTACGCACGCGCGAAGGACCGCGGTGTGAAGCTGATCGGTGCCACCGCGCACTACGCGACGGCCGACCTCGACGAGGGCCCGATCATCGAGCAGGATGTCACCCGCGTCACGCACTCCGAGTCCGCCGCCGACCTGCAGAGCCGCGGTGCCGACGTCGAGCGCCTGGTGCTCGCACGTGCCGTGCAGTGGCACGCCGAGGACCGCGTGATCGTGCACGGCCGGTCGACCGTCATCCTCTGA
- a CDS encoding type II toxin-antitoxin system VapC family toxin: MIYLDSCILIYALEDSGPRGDAVRRALAAVDSPVASSPLALQECLVGPLRDRNVEVRDRYLALFDRIEIVDLDVAVFVRAAELRADFRLKTPDAVHLAAAQLSECTELWTNDKRLATASRGLAVDVIG, from the coding sequence ATGATCTATCTCGACTCGTGCATCCTCATCTATGCGCTCGAGGACTCCGGCCCACGCGGCGACGCGGTGAGAAGAGCGCTCGCAGCGGTCGACTCACCAGTGGCATCCAGCCCTCTCGCCCTGCAGGAATGTCTCGTCGGACCACTGCGAGATCGCAATGTCGAGGTGCGAGACCGGTACCTCGCGCTGTTCGATCGGATCGAGATCGTCGATCTGGACGTGGCCGTGTTCGTCCGGGCCGCAGAATTGCGCGCGGACTTCAGGCTCAAGACCCCCGATGCCGTGCATCTCGCCGCAGCCCAGCTCTCGGAGTGCACGGAGCTCTGGACGAATGACAAGCGTCTGGCGACCGCCTCGCGTGGGCTCGCTGTCGACGTGATCGGCTAG
- a CDS encoding type II toxin-antitoxin system Phd/YefM family antitoxin → MSTHNVLEARNSLSRLIAESQAGGDVIITKRGTPVARIVPVGPVDVVRSGRLLVEWIEGNPLPERLTREASELDAQIEDSRDSWE, encoded by the coding sequence ATGTCAACGCACAACGTGCTGGAGGCGCGGAACAGCCTCTCCCGGCTGATCGCCGAATCCCAGGCCGGGGGAGACGTCATCATCACCAAGCGGGGAACACCCGTGGCCAGGATCGTTCCTGTCGGTCCGGTCGACGTGGTGCGCAGCGGACGGCTTCTCGTCGAGTGGATCGAGGGGAATCCCCTTCCTGAGCGACTCACCCGCGAAGCGTCGGAACTCGATGCTCAGATCGAAGACAGCCGAGATTCCTGGGAATGA
- a CDS encoding NAD(P)H-dependent flavin oxidoreductase, with translation MTDLCELLGIEHPIFLGPFGGLSSVALAAAVSDAGGLGGYGLYGYDGDRIRSTVAALRAATSRPFAVNIWLPTGDEVAPNPQHTVFAQALEPFFEAVGVEVPSRPDRYLPPLDEQLDAIWESAPPVLSTVFGAPSVEIVDEAHSRGIRVVGAATTVTEATALADVGVDVVVATGLEAGGHRVSFLRPPEESLVGTFALIPQVVDAVDVPVIAAGGIADRRGVAAAFALGSSGVQVGTAFLATAESAANDAHRDAIRTTAADATVLTRAMSGRLARGARNRVVRAIEASGTIARFPMQNWLTGQFRAAAGQQNLGELQSLWMGQGAPLARYATAADAFAELLAGVPPRL, from the coding sequence ATGACTGACCTGTGCGAGCTGCTCGGCATCGAGCATCCGATCTTCCTCGGCCCGTTCGGCGGACTCTCGTCCGTGGCACTGGCCGCCGCCGTCAGCGACGCCGGCGGCCTCGGCGGATACGGCCTCTACGGCTACGACGGCGATCGCATCCGCTCGACCGTGGCGGCCCTGCGCGCGGCGACGTCTCGTCCGTTCGCGGTCAACATCTGGCTGCCCACCGGCGACGAGGTCGCGCCGAATCCGCAGCACACTGTGTTCGCCCAGGCGCTCGAACCGTTCTTCGAGGCCGTGGGCGTCGAGGTTCCGAGCAGGCCCGACCGCTACCTGCCCCCGCTCGACGAGCAGCTGGACGCCATCTGGGAGTCCGCGCCGCCCGTGCTCAGCACCGTCTTCGGAGCGCCCTCGGTCGAGATCGTCGACGAGGCCCACAGCCGCGGCATCCGGGTCGTGGGGGCAGCGACGACGGTCACCGAGGCCACTGCGCTCGCCGACGTCGGGGTCGACGTCGTCGTCGCGACGGGGCTGGAGGCGGGCGGGCATCGGGTGTCGTTCCTGCGTCCTCCCGAGGAGTCGCTCGTCGGCACGTTCGCGCTCATCCCGCAGGTCGTCGATGCGGTGGATGTGCCGGTGATCGCCGCCGGCGGGATCGCCGACCGGCGCGGAGTCGCTGCGGCGTTCGCGCTCGGGTCCTCTGGCGTGCAGGTGGGCACCGCGTTCCTCGCCACCGCCGAATCCGCTGCGAACGACGCGCACCGCGACGCGATCCGCACGACCGCCGCCGACGCCACCGTGCTCACCCGGGCGATGAGTGGGCGTCTCGCTCGCGGCGCCCGCAATCGCGTCGTGCGGGCGATCGAGGCCAGCGGAACGATCGCACGGTTCCCGATGCAGAACTGGCTCACGGGTCAGTTCCGCGCGGCGGCCGGACAGCAGAACCTCGGCGAGCTGCAGTCGCTGTGGATGGGCCAAGGCGCACCGCTCGCACGCTACGCCACCGCGGCGGATGCGTTCGCCGAGCTGCTGGCGGGGGTGCCGCCCAGGCTGTGA
- a CDS encoding DUF6412 domain-containing protein, whose translation MSEWFGQMLGFVASALGVVAMPDAAALGVAIALIALTTLTIVVALSVAPTSPSTAPHPLRAIDVSTLLAQSDPDAAGHPRPRAPGVAVPA comes from the coding sequence ATGAGCGAGTGGTTCGGGCAGATGCTCGGCTTCGTCGCGTCCGCGCTCGGCGTCGTCGCGATGCCCGATGCCGCCGCCCTCGGAGTCGCGATCGCGCTGATCGCTCTGACCACGCTCACGATCGTCGTCGCACTGAGTGTCGCACCGACCTCGCCGAGCACCGCCCCGCATCCGCTGCGGGCGATCGACGTCTCGACGCTACTCGCCCAGAGCGATCCGGATGCCGCCGGTCACCCGCGCCCTCGTGCGCCGGGAGTCGCCGTTCCCGCGTAG
- a CDS encoding YidC/Oxa1 family membrane protein insertase, which produces MDIFAFPPLTALLDAAYGALAGLASLLDPLAGASAAALAVVLVTLLVRALLIPVGFSQARAEQTRARLAPKLRELQRRHKKNPERLQKEMLELYRSENTSPFAGMLPVLAQAPVVGLLYTLFIRPEIAGHPNDLLTHDLFGAPLGTSLISSVFGGTASPSTLLVFGVLIVIMLVVADITRRVFTPAPVEGDSPSNSPTMVRVTSALHYLTAVFAVFVPLAAALYLTVTVVWTLVQRSLLRRRYPLPVPATVAA; this is translated from the coding sequence ATGGACATCTTCGCCTTCCCTCCCCTGACCGCCCTTCTGGATGCGGCGTACGGCGCCCTTGCCGGGCTCGCCTCACTGCTCGACCCTCTCGCCGGAGCATCCGCCGCCGCTCTCGCGGTGGTGCTCGTCACGCTGCTCGTACGCGCCCTGCTCATCCCCGTCGGCTTCTCCCAGGCCAGAGCCGAGCAGACGAGGGCTCGACTCGCGCCGAAGCTGCGTGAACTGCAGCGCCGACACAAGAAGAACCCCGAACGCCTGCAGAAGGAGATGCTCGAGCTCTACCGCTCCGAGAACACGTCTCCGTTCGCCGGCATGCTGCCCGTGCTCGCGCAGGCACCCGTCGTCGGGCTGCTCTACACGCTCTTCATCCGACCCGAGATCGCCGGCCACCCCAACGACCTGCTGACGCACGACCTGTTCGGCGCTCCGCTGGGCACGAGCCTCATCTCGTCGGTGTTCGGCGGCACCGCGTCGCCGTCGACCCTGCTGGTGTTCGGCGTGCTGATCGTCATCATGCTCGTCGTGGCCGACATCACGCGTCGCGTCTTCACCCCGGCACCGGTCGAGGGCGACTCTCCCTCGAACTCGCCGACCATGGTGCGCGTCACGAGTGCGCTCCACTACCTGACGGCGGTGTTCGCGGTGTTCGTTCCGCTCGCTGCGGCGCTTTATCTCACCGTCACGGTCGTGTGGACGCTCGTGCAGCGCTCACTGCTGCGCCGCCGCTACCCTCTGCCCGTGCCCGCCACAGTCGCCGCCTGA
- a CDS encoding EamA family transporter: MQQSASSRPLVGVALVVCSCLSLPFGAAVAAQLFPVLGPWGVTSLRVAIAALLLVVIVRPRPIRWNRSQWLAAVFFGLSLAGMNGFFYAAIDRIPLGPAVAIEFLGPLVLAAVLTRRLADAAWVGVALLGMVLLGVDGLIGSEPLDPLGLVFILIAAGFWAMYIRMSARVGAIIPGSSGLAVGLVVAAVLLIPVGVPAAVTVAGDMQLLLLAAVTAVLSSVIPYSFELAALRRLPQRVFGVLLSLEPAFATLAGWLILGQSATPLRMLAIALVVAASVGTTLGVRRQRRRADAENDRDDEGEPDDETGPFTAPIPLPE; this comes from the coding sequence GTGCAGCAGTCCGCGTCATCCCGTCCTCTCGTGGGCGTCGCTCTCGTCGTCTGCTCCTGTCTCTCGCTGCCGTTCGGCGCCGCTGTGGCAGCCCAGCTCTTTCCGGTGCTCGGCCCGTGGGGTGTGACCTCGCTGCGCGTCGCGATCGCCGCGCTGCTGCTGGTCGTCATCGTGCGGCCACGACCCATCCGCTGGAATCGGTCGCAGTGGCTCGCCGCCGTGTTCTTCGGGCTGTCGCTCGCGGGCATGAACGGATTCTTCTACGCCGCGATCGACCGCATCCCGCTCGGTCCCGCCGTCGCGATCGAGTTCCTCGGTCCGCTCGTGCTGGCGGCGGTGCTCACGCGGCGTCTCGCGGATGCGGCGTGGGTCGGTGTCGCGCTTCTGGGCATGGTGCTTCTGGGCGTCGACGGTCTGATCGGCTCCGAGCCGCTGGATCCGCTCGGTCTCGTGTTCATCCTGATCGCGGCGGGGTTCTGGGCCATGTACATCCGGATGAGCGCGCGCGTCGGTGCGATCATCCCCGGCAGCAGCGGCCTCGCGGTGGGGCTCGTCGTGGCCGCCGTGCTGCTCATCCCCGTGGGTGTTCCTGCGGCGGTCACGGTCGCCGGCGACATGCAGCTGCTGCTGCTCGCCGCGGTCACCGCCGTGCTGTCGTCGGTCATCCCGTACAGCTTCGAGCTCGCGGCGCTCCGCCGCCTGCCGCAGCGCGTGTTCGGCGTGCTGCTGAGCCTCGAGCCGGCTTTCGCGACCCTCGCCGGATGGCTGATCCTCGGCCAGAGCGCGACGCCGCTGCGGATGCTCGCGATCGCCCTCGTGGTCGCGGCCAGCGTCGGCACCACGCTCGGGGTGCGTCGACAGCGACGCCGAGCGGATGCCGAGAACGACCGCGACGACGAGGGCGAACCCGACGACGAGACCGGGCCCTTCACCGCTCCCATTCCGCTGCCGGAATGA
- a CDS encoding DUF7882 family protein — MGKFIYEGSVKTEIEDRALTHLQLVITAKLRRAEPFPFSWREDSSVGGGRTTVWVQPGSSLVFKYFGSRQPSINRAWIEALAFTANAPSGLYLVPEPQDTPGSAQGADEAPAAPAV, encoded by the coding sequence ATGGGCAAGTTCATCTACGAGGGCAGCGTGAAGACCGAGATCGAGGATCGCGCCCTCACTCACCTGCAGCTCGTGATCACGGCCAAGCTGCGCCGCGCGGAGCCGTTCCCGTTCAGCTGGCGTGAGGATTCGAGCGTCGGCGGCGGTCGCACCACCGTGTGGGTGCAGCCGGGCAGCTCGCTCGTCTTCAAGTACTTCGGCAGCCGGCAGCCGTCGATCAACCGGGCGTGGATCGAGGCTCTCGCCTTCACGGCGAACGCACCGAGCGGCCTGTACCTCGTGCCCGAGCCGCAGGACACCCCGGGCTCGGCTCAGGGCGCCGACGAGGCGCCCGCCGCCCCGGCCGTCTGA
- a CDS encoding FHA domain-containing protein — MNARHIDDRPDEGYTPTTTHAEFGAGNPRLRVSRDDLRSEFALEVDVVRIGSGADNELRLEDADPVHATITHDDRDEYVVELHGEGEMNTNPDADATHPGERKQTLRTGARFTVGPWELVFARDEFADHGRPFGGRQGGEYSDQPLQPSRPGYDEAASVEADAPTHPDSAEEN; from the coding sequence ATGAACGCACGACACATCGACGACCGACCCGACGAGGGGTACACCCCCACGACGACTCACGCGGAGTTCGGCGCGGGCAATCCTCGTCTGCGCGTCTCACGCGACGACCTGCGCTCCGAGTTCGCGCTCGAGGTCGACGTGGTGCGCATCGGATCCGGCGCGGACAACGAGCTGCGCCTCGAAGACGCCGACCCCGTGCACGCCACGATCACGCACGACGACCGCGACGAGTACGTCGTGGAGCTCCACGGCGAGGGTGAGATGAACACCAACCCCGACGCGGATGCCACGCATCCCGGCGAGCGCAAGCAGACCCTTCGCACGGGTGCGCGCTTCACGGTCGGCCCGTGGGAGCTCGTGTTCGCCCGCGACGAGTTCGCCGACCACGGACGCCCCTTCGGCGGTCGCCAGGGCGGCGAGTACTCTGACCAGCCGCTGCAGCCGTCGCGCCCCGGCTACGACGAGGCGGCGAGCGTCGAGGCGGACGCACCGACGCACCCCGACTCAGCCGAAGAGAACTGA
- a CDS encoding alcohol dehydrogenase catalytic domain-containing protein, with the protein MGTLLIRPPGHRRDVTLRPAATAMVWIGEGHAHEMIAVPGVALADHDVLVAVEMSTICGSDVHTVQGRRSAPVPLVLGHESVGRVIATGDAGATAVDGTPLRIGDRVVWSVTISCGTCDRCARGLTQKCRTLGKYGHDRVGVHGDLTGAFGTHVQVRAGTTIVRVPESLPASVLAPASCATATAWAAVARAARDHDLDGAAVRIHGAGLVGLSAAAIAVEHGATVEVLDPAPDRLALAARFGAAQLDRDPDVVIEASGHAVSEALAGVGTGGTVVLVGSVFPADLVPVDAESIVRRLVTVTGVHNYTGAELADAVGFLAGRGRAYPFADAVGEVRQLAAIDEAITAASAPGAPLRIGLVPGR; encoded by the coding sequence ATGGGAACGCTGCTGATCCGTCCTCCCGGCCATCGCCGTGACGTCACCCTGCGCCCGGCCGCGACCGCCATGGTGTGGATCGGCGAGGGGCACGCGCACGAGATGATCGCGGTTCCCGGCGTCGCTCTGGCGGATCACGACGTGCTCGTGGCGGTGGAGATGTCGACGATCTGCGGGTCCGACGTGCACACCGTGCAGGGGCGCCGATCGGCTCCCGTGCCGCTGGTGCTCGGACACGAGAGCGTGGGACGCGTGATCGCGACGGGCGACGCGGGGGCGACCGCGGTCGACGGCACGCCGCTGCGCATCGGCGACCGTGTCGTGTGGTCGGTGACGATCTCGTGCGGCACGTGCGATCGATGCGCACGCGGACTGACGCAGAAGTGCCGCACGCTCGGCAAGTACGGCCATGATCGGGTCGGCGTGCACGGCGATCTCACCGGTGCCTTCGGCACCCACGTGCAGGTGCGAGCGGGCACGACGATCGTGCGGGTGCCCGAGTCGCTGCCGGCATCCGTCCTCGCACCCGCCTCGTGCGCGACCGCCACCGCCTGGGCCGCCGTGGCGCGCGCCGCGCGCGACCACGACCTCGATGGTGCAGCGGTGCGCATCCATGGCGCGGGTCTCGTCGGACTCTCGGCCGCGGCGATCGCCGTCGAGCACGGAGCGACCGTCGAGGTGCTCGATCCCGCGCCCGACCGTCTCGCGCTCGCCGCACGGTTCGGTGCGGCGCAGCTCGACCGTGACCCTGACGTCGTCATCGAGGCATCGGGCCATGCGGTGTCCGAGGCGCTCGCGGGCGTGGGTACCGGCGGGACGGTCGTGCTCGTGGGCAGCGTGTTTCCCGCAGACCTTGTGCCGGTCGACGCCGAGAGTATCGTGCGACGACTGGTCACCGTGACCGGGGTGCACAACTACACCGGCGCCGAGCTGGCCGACGCGGTGGGATTCCTCGCCGGCCGCGGTCGCGCCTATCCGTTCGCGGACGCGGTCGGCGAGGTGCGACAGCTGGCGGCGATCGACGAGGCGATCACCGCCGCATCCGCACCGGGGGCACCACTGCGGATCGGGCTCGTGCCGGGGCGCTGA
- a CDS encoding HAD family hydrolase — MTAAQEESRALEEARALELVVLDMAGTTVLDDGVVETAFQRAAERTGVADRMPWDDALAHVRATMGQSKIDVFTYLAGGDRAAAERATAAFEGAYAEIVAEQGVTEIPGAADAIQGLKDAGLSVVLTTGFAPVTRDALIDGLGWGGLVDLVLSPVDAGRGRPAPDLVLTALIRTQTSSVAAVAVAGDTVSDVESGRRAGAGFVAGVLTGAHDVRALTDAGADAVLADVTGLHGALAERGLLPLVATV, encoded by the coding sequence ATGACCGCTGCACAAGAAGAGAGCCGCGCACTCGAAGAGGCCCGTGCACTCGAACTCGTCGTCCTCGACATGGCCGGCACCACCGTGCTCGATGACGGGGTCGTCGAGACCGCGTTCCAGCGCGCCGCCGAGCGCACCGGGGTCGCTGATCGCATGCCGTGGGATGACGCACTCGCTCACGTGCGAGCGACCATGGGGCAGTCGAAGATCGACGTGTTCACGTATCTCGCCGGGGGCGACCGCGCCGCGGCCGAGCGTGCCACCGCCGCGTTCGAGGGCGCCTACGCGGAGATCGTCGCGGAGCAGGGGGTCACCGAGATCCCCGGTGCGGCGGATGCGATCCAGGGTCTGAAGGATGCCGGTCTCTCGGTCGTCCTCACGACCGGGTTCGCGCCCGTGACCCGGGATGCGCTGATCGACGGCCTGGGCTGGGGCGGTCTCGTCGACCTGGTGCTGTCGCCGGTGGATGCCGGCCGAGGGCGCCCCGCGCCCGACCTCGTGCTGACGGCGCTGATCCGCACGCAGACCTCCTCGGTCGCCGCGGTCGCGGTCGCGGGCGACACCGTCAGCGACGTCGAATCCGGTCGCCGTGCGGGGGCCGGTTTCGTCGCGGGTGTGCTCACCGGCGCCCACGACGTCCGGGCGCTCACGGATGCCGGAGCAGACGCAGTGCTCGCGGATGTGACCGGGCTCCACGGCGCACTCGCCGAGCGCGGTCTGCTGCCTCTCGTCGCGACCGTCTGA